A genomic window from Aquitalea aquatilis includes:
- a CDS encoding TniQ family protein: MQAKLPPVDELIDGHTRFPLYAKFLTEKDSKALREHHKGIAIKGLAARVGMTNGAFRGRMTMCPECMERDIHQNGYAIWHRLALMPGILACPEHKRPLLTFCEACEAGHRRVRTNWRPMRRCVCGGHLRVVARLDNKTQEMAISVASMADQILRGTGSSMVSSESVTQALHHYFGNCRSLHDRLNEALYQAIGPDYRSFLGIGLDTLRRLVGSLGHYGPIRNPIQNLAVIHAVFGGFDNFSDVLRVGQETVGIRFSNPELDKKIPDKRRKDRHRTKEQYIEWVGGLPWEQQANLRLKYRKWLLELLHENPAIYRAELKTQPGGKAALRYLLNIDKAWYDRTLPSRARKRCYVTQELINVRKIEQLTRHIQKRYELSLKERPMQRITKAYLLSNVSCETTTNLVLASEGIQMSLAACSETFAEWKKRVKGNDLKQEKCSRWHTQNAG; the protein is encoded by the coding sequence TTGCAGGCCAAACTTCCACCTGTTGACGAATTAATTGATGGTCATACTCGATTTCCGCTTTATGCAAAATTCTTGACGGAAAAAGATTCAAAAGCATTACGTGAGCATCACAAGGGAATCGCAATAAAGGGGCTGGCTGCTCGTGTTGGTATGACGAATGGCGCTTTTCGAGGAAGGATGACTATGTGCCCAGAGTGCATGGAACGCGACATCCACCAGAATGGTTATGCCATCTGGCACCGACTTGCCTTGATGCCGGGAATTTTGGCGTGCCCAGAACATAAACGACCGTTACTCACGTTCTGTGAGGCCTGTGAAGCTGGTCATCGTCGTGTACGGACGAACTGGCGTCCGATGAGACGCTGTGTATGTGGCGGCCATTTGAGGGTAGTCGCAAGGCTAGATAACAAAACGCAAGAAATGGCCATATCGGTCGCCAGTATGGCCGACCAAATTCTTCGAGGCACGGGCTCTTCAATGGTGTCCTCGGAGTCTGTCACACAGGCTCTGCACCATTACTTTGGAAACTGCCGGAGCCTGCACGACAGGCTGAATGAGGCGCTATATCAGGCTATTGGACCGGATTATCGCTCGTTCCTAGGTATCGGCTTGGATACCTTGAGGCGTCTGGTAGGTTCTTTGGGTCACTATGGTCCTATTCGCAATCCCATTCAAAATCTTGCGGTCATACATGCGGTTTTTGGCGGGTTTGATAATTTCTCAGATGTGCTACGAGTAGGCCAAGAAACGGTTGGTATTCGTTTTTCTAATCCTGAGTTGGATAAAAAAATCCCTGACAAGCGCCGAAAGGATAGGCATCGAACGAAAGAGCAATACATTGAATGGGTTGGTGGTCTTCCGTGGGAGCAGCAGGCTAATCTTAGGTTGAAATATCGAAAATGGTTACTTGAATTACTGCATGAAAATCCAGCTATTTATAGAGCAGAATTGAAAACGCAACCTGGCGGCAAGGCTGCACTCCGCTATCTGTTGAATATCGATAAAGCATGGTACGACCGCACTCTACCGTCAAGGGCCAGAAAACGGTGTTATGTAACTCAAGAGCTTATTAATGTGCGAAAAATTGAGCAGCTTACTAGGCATATACAGAAAAGATACGAGTTATCTCTTAAAGAAAGGCCAATGCAGCGAATCACTAAAGCTTATCTTCTCTCCAATGTGTCGTGCGAAACCACTACTAACTTGGTGCTTGCGAGCGAAGGTATTCAAATGTCACTTGCTGCTTGCTCAGAAACCTTTGCTGAGTGGAAGAAGCGGGTGAAAGGAAACGACCTGAAGCAGGAAAAATGCTCACGATGGCATACCCAAAACGCAGGTTAA